From a region of the Mobula birostris isolate sMobBir1 chromosome 28, sMobBir1.hap1, whole genome shotgun sequence genome:
- the LOC140189069 gene encoding histone H4, giving the protein MSGRGKGGKGLGKGGAKRHRKVLRDNIQGITKPAIRRLARRGGVKRISGLIYEETRGVLKVFLENVIRDAVTYTEHAKRKTVTAMDVVYALKRQGRTLYGFGG; this is encoded by the coding sequence ATgtctggcagagggaaaggaggcaaAGGACTGGGCAAAGGCGGAGCCAAGCGGCACCGTAAAGTGCTCCGTGATAACATCCAGGGCATCACCAAACCGGCCATCCGCCGTCTGGCTCGCCGTGGTGGTGTAAAGCGGATCTCGGGTCTGATCTACGAGGAGACCCGCGGGGTGCTGAAGGTTTTCCTGGAGAATGTGATCCGGGATGCGGTCACCTACACTGAACACGCCAAGCGCAAGACGGTGACTGCCATGGATGTGGTGTACGCTCTGAAACGCCAGGGCCGCACTCTCTATGGCTTCGGCGGCTGA
- the LOC140188961 gene encoding histone H3: MARTKQTARKSTGGKAPRKQLATKAARKSAPATGGVKKPHRYRPGTVALREIRRYQKSTELLIRKLPFQRLVREIAQDFKTDLRFQSSAVMALQEASEAYLVGLFEDTNLCAIHAKRVTIMPKDIQLARRIRGERA; this comes from the coding sequence ATGGCCCGGACCAAGCAGACAGCGCGTAAATCGACCGGAGGGAAAGCTCCTCGCAAACAGTTAGCAACCAAAGCGGCGCGGAAGAGCGCTCCAGCCACCGGCGGAGTGAAGAAGCCTCATCGCTACCGGCCCGGCACCGTGGCTCTGCGGGAGATCCGGCGCTACCAGAAATCCACCGAGCTGCTCATCCGCAAACTTCCCTTCCAGCGCCTGGTGCGGGAGATCGCTCAGGACTTCAAAACCGATCTGCGGTTCCAGAGCTCGGCCGTCATGGCCCTACAGGAGGCCAGCGAGGCTTACCTGGTCGGGCTGTTTGAGGACACTAACCTGTGCGCCATCCACGCCAAGCGAGTCACCATCATGCCCAAGGACATCCAGTTGGCCCGCCGCATCCGCGGGGAGCGCGCCTGA
- the LOC140188990 gene encoding histone H1-like — translation MTETAPAETAPPAAPAAAKKTPKKKAAGRSKPAGPKLGEQIDKIVADCRDRKGMSAVAIMKALTSSGVDVGKRRAQIRMCIRKRVESGSLVQTKGAGLSGSFKSGQGKSAVKAVKKANKPSVKKSPSKKSGAKNPAAKKAAAKKPAAKKAAAKKPAAKKAAAKKPAAKKTAAKKPAAKKAAAKKPAASKPKSPKKLAAPKKAAAKKTAVKK, via the coding sequence ATGACCGAGACAGCACCCGCCGAAACGGCTCCTCCAGCCGCACCCGCCGCCGCAAAGAAGACTCCCAAGAAGAAGGCGGCCGGCCGGAGCAAACCAGCCGGTCCCAAGCTGGGCGAACAAATCGATAAGATTGTGGCGGATTGTCGCGATCGGAAGGGAATGTCCGCTGTGGCCATCATGAAGGCTCTGACCAGCAGCGGTGTCGATGTGGGGAAACGTCGCGCCCAGATCAGGATGTGCATCAGGAAGAGAGTGGAAAGCGGCTCCTTGGTTCAGACCAAGGGCgcgggtctttcgggatcctttaAATCCGGTCAAGGAAAAAGTGCCGTGAAAGCGGTGAAGAAAGCGAACAAACCATCGGTAAAGAAATCTCCAAGCAAGAAGTCTGGCGCCAAGAACCCAGCGGCTAAGAAAGCGGCAGCGAAGAAACCAGCGGCTAAAAAAGCGGCAGCTAAGAAACCAGCGGCTAAAAAAGCGGCAGCTAAGAAACCAGCGGCTAAAAAAACGGCAGCTAAGAAACCAGCGGCTAAAAAAGCGGCAGCTAAGAAACCAGCGGCGTCGAAGCCAAAGAGCCCCAAGAAACTCGCAGCCCCGAAGAAGGCGGCGGCCAAGAAGACAGCAGTCAAAAAGTGA